The Triplophysa rosa linkage group LG25, Trosa_1v2, whole genome shotgun sequence genome window below encodes:
- the LOC130549010 gene encoding uncharacterized protein LOC130549010, which translates to MTISVLFLCLFVDGVFGVETVSGMEGQNVTLYTHGSDIQTADLILWVFVSKSTRIAQNNIAARKISIYDDVLDGRFRHRLMLDRHTGSLTITNIRTTDSGLYALQIVRGTDVNSRSFSIIVSAHLPFPHITSDCPQNSSSISKCVLLCSVMNVTRVSLSWYKGKSLLSSISVSDLNIRLSLPLEVEYQDTNTYRCVVNNPISNHTQHLNITQLCHKCSEFSGVGEEQVLLSQLTVLMGSLVVAALVVGAAGMIFCIYKRLKKTDQHGLASGEENIKLNGKRKTETDGVKYIKVKAGEPVQLDTGVTDIQRFDLIQWKFGKLGDATSPFIPISRINKNNEELQKNDVIEKLGDRLNVIGETRSITIENSKTTDTGLYKLEIDSTTDQICKSFFVTVSE; encoded by the exons ATGACgatatctgttttgtttttgtgcttgtttgtggacg gtgtgtttggtgttgaAACAGTTTCAGGGATGGAAGGACAAAATGTCACTCTATACACTCATGGGTCGGACATACAGACAGCTGATCTGATTTTGTGGGTGTTTGTATCTAAAAGCACGCGTATAGCTCAAAACAACATAGCAGCTCGTAAGATCTCAATATATGATGACGTTCTTGACGGAAGATTCAGACACAGACTGATGCTGGACCGTCAcactggatctctcaccatcacaaacatcagaACCACAGACTCTGGACTTTATGCACTACAAATCGTCAGAGGAACGGACGTCAATTCAAGGAGCTTCAGTATTATTGTTTCTG CTCATCTGCCTTTTCCTCACATCACCAGCGACTGTCCACAAAACTCTTCATCGATCtcaaaatgtgtgttgttgtgttcagtgatgaatgtgacacgtgtgagtctctcctggtacaaaggaaagagtttattgtccagcatcagtgtgtctgatctcaacatcagactctctctacctctggaggtggaatatcaggacacaaacacatacagatgtgtcgTCAACAATCCCATCtcaaaccacacacaacatctcaacatcactcaactctgtcacaAGTGTTCAG AGTTCTCAGGTGTGGGTGAAGAACAGGTCCTACTTTCACAGCTTACAGTCCTGATGGGTTCTCTTGTTGTTGCTGCTCTTGTGGTCGGTGCTGCAGGGATGATCTTCTGCATCTACAAGAGATTGAAAAAAACAGATCAACATG GCCTGGCTTCTGGAGAAGAAAATATAAAGCTAAATg GTAAAAGGAAGACAGAAACAGATGGAGTAAAGTACATCAAAGTGAAAGCAGGAGAACCTGTCCAACTGGACACTGGCGTTACAGACATACAAAGATTTGATCTGATACAGTGGAAGTTTGGGAAATTAGGTGACGCCACTAGCCCATTCATTCCCATAAgtcgaataaataaaaacaatgaagaattacaaaaaaatgatgtcattgagaAATTGGGAGACAGACTGAATGTTATTGGAGAGACTAGATCTATAACCATTGAGAACAGCAAAACCACAGACACTGGACTTTATAAACTCGAAATCGACAGCACCACAGATCAGATCTGCAAGTCTTTCTTTGTTACTGTCAGCGAGTAG
- the LOC130549014 gene encoding natural killer cell receptor 2B4-like, with translation MIHGLAVLSLCLWHLAGVFGDADEVKVVSVMEGDSVTLNTDVVEIQEDDLIMWMCGDSCIAKLNVSSRTISEGNERLGGRMELDFKTGSLTIKNISPADSGVYKAQIIGNKVARKTYNVTVNARLPVPVITSYCSQNPPSSSVSKCVLLCSVMNVTRVSLSWYKGKSLLSSISVSDLNIRLSLPLEVEYQDTNTYRCVVNNPITNHTQHLHITDVCQTCSDCVCCCGSTEAVIQLVVSALVGVATVAVLVYDIRSRRDEQKPAQT, from the exons atgatccACGGGCTTGCTGTGCTTAGTTTGTGCTTGTGGCATCTTGCTG gtgtgtttggtgacgCCGATGAAGTGAAGGTCGTGTCggtgatggagggagattctgtcactTTAAACACTGATGTTGTTGAGATACAGGAGGATGATTTGATCATGTGGATGTGTGGAGATTCTTGTATAGCTAAACTCAACGTATCAAGCCGAACCATCTCTGAAGGGAACGAGAGATTGGGCGGCCGAATGGAGCTGGACTTTAAGaccggatctctcaccatcaagAACATCTCGCCCGCAGACTCTGGAGTCTATAAAGCGCAGATCATTGGAAATAAAGTGGCAAGAAAAACGTACAACGTTACTGTCAATG CCCGTCTACCTGTTCCTGTCATCACCAGTTACTGTTCACAGAATCCTCCATCGTCTTCAGTCTCgaaatgtgtgttgttgtgttcagtgatgaatgtgacacgtgtgagtctctcctggtacaaaggaaagagtttattgtccagcatcagtgtgtctgatctcaacatcagactctctctacctctggaggtggaatatcaggatacaaacacatacagatgtgtcgtcaacaatcccatcacaaaccacacacaacatctacacatcacTGATGTCTGTCAGACATGTTCAG ACTGTGTCTGCTGTTGTGGTTCCACTGAAGCCGTGATCCAGCTGGTCGTCTCAGCTCTGGTGGGCGTGGCTACTGTTGCTGTTTTGGTTTATGACATCAGATCCAGAAGAGATGAACAGAAGCCAGCACAGACATAG
- the zgc:171566 gene encoding zgc:171566 — MYRQVFVLAVSAAVLCAFTPPASCARHFNYRPIIGILAQENLDDDTHAQGSSYIAASYVKHLESAGARVVPIRINQTEEEYVKLFNSINGLLLPGGNVDIEKSQFTRLAKIFYDLAIKANDASDYFPIWGTCQGFQQLTVLTSNKNLLTLTDTKAVTLPLTFSPGSPNSRLFKRFPKDLLQSLAEENITSNFHSWSLSLQNYSGNAKLKRFYRVLTTNTDGKTDFISTMEAYRYPFYAVQWHPEKSPFEWIEKAGMVHTLSAIKAAFYTAHIFISEAMKNHHRFPSQSEEEKALIYNYQPIFNGLNSIFMQNYYFD; from the exons ATGTATCGTCAGGTGTTTGTCCTCGCGGTGTCCGCCGCCGTTCTCTGCGCGTTCACCCCGCCAGCATCATGCGCGCGTCATTTCAATTACAGACCCATCATCG gaatTTTAGCCCAGGAAAATTTGGATGACGACACTCATGCACAGGGATCTTCTTATATAGCAGCATCATATGTGAAGCATCTGGAGTCAGCTGGTGCCAGGGTTGTGCCCATCCG catAAATCAAACAGAGGAGGAGTATGTGAAACTATTCAACTCAATAAACGG TTTGTTGCTGCCCGGCGGGAACGTTGACATCGAGAAGTCTCAGTTCACCAGACTGGCGAAGATTTTCTATGACCTtgcaataaaa GCTAATGACGCCTCAGATTATTTCCCCATCTGGGGAACCTGTCAGGGCTTCCAGCAGCTCACAGTCCTGACCAGCAACAAGAACCTGTTGACACTGACCGACACCAAAGCCGTCACTTTACCTCTGACCTTCAGCCCAG GATCTCCAAACAGCAGGCTCTTCAAAAGGTTTCCAAAGGATCTCCTTCAGTCACTAGCAGAAGAAAACATCACGTCTAACTTCCACAGCTGGAGTTTGTCACTACAG AATTACAGCGGCAATGCCAAGCTGAAGCGTTTCTATAGAGTCCTGACCACCAATACAGACGGCAAGACAGACTTCATATCTACAATGGAGG CGTATCGGTACCCGTTCTACGCCGTTCAGTGGCATCCAGAGAAAAGCCCTTTTGAATGGATTGAAAAAGCCGGTATGGTGCACACGCTCTCGGCCATCAAAGCAGCGTTCTACACGGCACATATCTTCATCTCTGAAG CAATGAAGAACCATCATCGCTTTCCTTCTCAAAGTGAGGAAGAAAAGGCTCTCATTTACAACTATCAGCCCATCTTCAACGGCCTCAACAGCATCTTCATGCAGAATTACTACTTCGATTAA
- the podxl2 gene encoding podocalyxin-like protein 2: MSVYSHWLVFGSLLLVLVPSEVLTAGPVLLPSPLQSHGPVLDVPVGFEEHDEVSRKPGAMESSHESSGFFNEDSEDTKSVQPIKRWETQTENKEGSDADAMSERCLLPKKVGPCRGDFTRWHFNPGANMCMKFTFGGCKENGNNFLSLEECVKACHPDSEYSPSSPEPTSSALPLINTSSLFVPTPEAMKLESETESSGFPLHLSPGLTPSPAADHAHSTDTPPALDLTHQVTGGSDTPLTSEDPFDDESSRTVTQSPTAPEVGLMPSRGPLQPDERHRDDSEEDEETVVFPTEPNEDDDEWRYLTTGPSSYPASDMPPVVFTETSWQGAPPTTTEDEGGAELRHGGTEFLTETELRDSEVSQEAEQVICVDWSNLAGKGYVILTMTDNFDCDEFRMENGDRLLEMLENTFSRKMNIPQGSWLIFLSKPTQQDHQLLMTLASEQEIIAPKEVVSMLGEIRRGLYEIGIQNYSTVNTCHSRPSQTRSDYGKLFVVLVIIGSICVLIIASGIIYICWQRRLPKLKNMSRGEELHFVENGCHDNPTLDVTSDNQLETQEKKHSANGVTAGGEAGSGWQVLVNKPGKEEEDNQEEDTHL, encoded by the exons ATGTCCGTGTATTCACACTGGCTCGTGTTCG GTTCTCTTCTCCTGGTTCTGGTTCCTTCTGAGGTTCTGACTGCTGGGCCAGTGCTTCTCCCCAGTCCTCTCCAGTCTCACGGGCCGGTTCTGGATGTTCCCGTTGGCTTCGAGGAGCATGACGAGGTCTCTCGGAAGCCTGGAGCGATGGAGAGCTCTCACGAGAGCTCCGGGTTCTTCAACGAGGACAGCGAGGACACCAAGAGCGTCCAGCCGATCAAGAGATGGGAAACACAGACAGAGAATAAAGAAGGTTCAGACGCGGATGCCATGAGCG AGCGCTGTCTGTTGCCCAAGAAGGTGGGGCCGTGTCGTGGGGATTTCACTCGCTGGCACTTCAACCCCGGCGCTAACATGTGCATGAAGTTCACGTTTGGAGGGTGTAAAGAAAATGGCAATAACTTCCTGTCGCTGGAGGAGTGTGTTAAAGCTTGTCACCCAGACTCCG aaTACAGTCCCTCATCCCCAGAACCCACATCTTCCGCCCTCCCTCTGATCAACACATCCTCATTATTCGTCCCCACGCCGGAGGCCATGAAGTTGGAGAGTGAAACAGAATCTAGCGGCTTCCCACTTCACCTCTCCCCCGGCTTGACACCTTCACCTGCCGCTGACCACGCCCACTCCACAGACACACCCCCCGCCCTTGATCTCACCCATCAGGTCACAGGGGGCTCTGACACACCTCTCACGTCTGAGGACCCGTTCGATGACGAGAGCAGCCGCACGGTCACTCAATCACCCACGGCTCCTGAAGTCGGGCTCATGCCTAGCCGAGGGCCGCTACAGCCCGATGAGAGGCACCGCGACGATtctgaggaagatgaagagacgGTGGTGTTTCCCACCGAGCCGAATGAAGACGACGATGAATGGCGATATCTCACGACCGGCCCCTCGTCCTACCCTGCTTCTGATATGCCACCTGTGGTGTTCACTGAGACGTCCTGGCAGGGAGCTCCGCCCACCACAACTGAGGACGAGGGAGGGGCGGAGCTTCGTCACGGCGGTACCGAATTTTTAACAGAAACCGAGCTTCGTGACTCAGAAGTGTCCCAGGAGGCCGAGCAG GTGATTTGTGTGGACTGGAGTAACCTCGCAGGAAAAGGTTACGTCATCCTCACCATGACCGACAACTTTGACTGT gatGAGTTTCGTATGGAGAATGGAGACAGACTCCTGGAGATGCTGGAAAACACTTTCTCCAGGAAGATGAACATCCCGCAGGGGTCCTGGCTTATCTTCCTCAGCAAACCCACTCAACAGGACCACCAGCTCCTCATGACACTCGCCAGCGAGCAGG AAATTATCGCACCAAAAGAGGTTGTGTCAATGCTGGGAGAAATCAGAAGAGGTTTGTATGAG ATTGGCATCCAGAATTATTCCACGGTAAACACGTGCCACTCGAGACCCAGTCAAACCCGCAGCGACTACGGCAAACTGTTTGTAGTTCTGGTGATCATCGGCTCAATCTGTGTCCTCATCATCGCTTCTGGAATCATCTATATCTGCTGGCAGCGCCGTTTACCCAAACTCAAGAACATG TCGCGTGGTGAAGAGCTTCACTTCGTGGAGAACGGCTGCCACGACAACCCCACGCTGGACGTCACCAGCGACAACCAATTAGAGACGCAGGAGAAGAAACACAGTGCCAATGGAGTGACGGCGGGCGGGGAAGCGGGAAGCGGCTGGCAGGTGCTGGTCAACAAGCCCGGAAAAGAGGAGGAAGACAACCAGGAGGAAGACACGCACCTTTAA
- the mcm2 gene encoding DNA replication licensing factor MCM2, which yields MADSSESFHMATSPSRASRRGDLTSSPGRDLPPFEDEGSEGLLGENIPDEEEDGDGEELIGDAMERDYRPIPELDRYEVEGLDEDEDLSELSPGARAAAEEAMRRRDRVEGMGRIGRGLLYDSEDEDDERPTKRQRRLAEIAAEGIGAEGEDEEMIESIENLEDMKGHTVREWVSMAAPRLEIYHRFKNFLRTHVDEHGHNVFKERISDMCKENKESLLANYEELASREHVLAYFLPEAPSEMLKIFDEAAREVVLAMYPKYDRIAHEIHVRIGNLPLVEELRSLRQLHLNQLIRTSGVVTRCTGVLPQLGMVKYNCNKCNFILGPFFQSQNQEVKPGSCPECQSLGPFDINMEQTVYQNYQRITIQESPGKVAAGRLPRSKDAILLADLVDTCKPGDEIELTGIYHNNYDGSLNMANGFPVFATVIMANHISRKDEGVAVAELTDEDVKAIVALSKDERIGERIFASIGPSIYGHEDIKRGLALALFGGEPKNPGGKHKVRGDINMLLCGDPGTAKSQFLKYIEKVASRAVFTTGQGASAVGLTAYVQRHPVSREWTLEAGALVLADKGVCLIDEFDKMNDQDRTSIHEAMEQQSISISKAGIVTSLQARCTIIAAANPIGGRYDPSLTFSENVDLTEPIISRFDVLCVVRDTVDPVQDEMLARFVVGSHIKHHPSNKEGGMAGLEEVVLPNTSDVPPIPQELLRKYIMYSKERVRPKLNQMDQDKVARIYSDLRKESMATGSIPITVRHIESMIRMAEAHARMHLRDYVQEDDVNMAIRVMLESFIDTQKFSVMRSMRKTFARYLAFRRDNNELLLFILKQLISEQVAYQRNRYGAQQDTIEIAEKDLVDKARQINIHSLSTFYDSELFRSNKFSHDAKKKLIVQQF from the exons ATGGCG GATTCATCAGAGTCATTTCACATGGCCACCAGCCCCAGTCGCGCCTCCAGACGGGGTGATCTGACCTCCAGCCCGGGCAGAGACCTGCCCCCGTTTGAGGATGAGGGTTCTGAGGGGCTTCTGGGAGAAAACATTCCCGATGAGGAGGAAGATGGAGATGGCGAGGAGCTGATCGGAGATGCGATGGAAAG AGACTACCGCCCAATCCCAGAGCTGGACCGTTATGAAGTGGAGGGTCTGGACGAAGATGAAGATCTCAGCGAGCTGTCTCCGGGCGCTCGGGCGGCGGCAGAGGAGGCCATGAGACGACGGGACAGAGTAGAGGGCATGGGACGGATTGGACGTGGACTGCTTTACG ACAGtgaagatgaagatgatgagCGGCCCACTAAGAGACAGCGTCGTCTTGCGGAGATCGCTGCCGAAGGCATCGGGGCGGAGGGCGAAGACGAAGAGATGATCGAAAGCATTGAGAACCTGGAGGACATGAAGGGTCACACGGTCAGAGAGTGGGTGTCTATGGCCGCCCCGCGACTGGAGATCTACCACCGCTTCAAAAACTTTCTGCGCACACACGTGGACGAGCACGGACACAACGTCTTCAAGGAGCGCATTAGCGATATGTGCAAGG AAAATAAGGAGAGCTTGCTGGCGAACTACGAGGAGTTGGCATCCAGAGAGCACGTTCTGGCGTATTTCTTGCCGGAAGCACCTTCAGAAATGCTGAAGATCTTCGACGAGGCGGCGAGAGAAGTCGTGCTGGCCATGTACCCCAAATACGACCGAATTGCACATGAAATTCACGTCCGTATCGGAAACCTGCCGCTGGTGGAAGAACTCCGATCGCTCAG GCAGCTTCACTTGAATCAGTTGATTCGCACCAGCGGGGTGGTGACCAGATGTACTGGAGTTCTGCCACAGCTGGGTATGGTGAAGTACAACTGTAACAAGTGTAACTTCATCTTGGGTCCGTTCTTCCAGTCCCAGAACCAGGAGGTGAAGCCGGGCTCCTGTCCTGAGTGTCAGTCCCTCGGCCCGTTCGATATCAACATGGAACAG ACCGTGTACCAGAACTATCAGCGTATCACGATACAGGAGAGTCCGGGGAAAGTCGCTGCCGGCCGTCTGCCTCGATCTAAAGACGCCATCCTGCTTGCCGACTTGGTGGACACCTGCAAACCTGGAGATGAAATT GAGCTGACTGGGATCTACCACAACAATTATGATGGCTCCCTCAACATGGCCAATGGCTTCCCGGTGTTCGCCACTGTGATCATGGCCAATCACATCTCTCGTAAGGATGAGGGCGTGGCCGTGGCAGAGCTCACCGATGAAGACGTGAAAGCCATTGTGGCTCTATCCAAAGATGAGCGCATTGGGGAAAGA ATTTTTGCCAGTATTGGTCCATCCATCTACGGGCATGAGGACATTAAACGTGGTCTGGCTCTTGCTTTGTTTGGCGGCGAGCCCAAGAATCCAG GTGGAAAGCACAAAGTGCGTGGAGACATCAACATGCTCCTGTGTGGAGATCCGGGCACAGCGAAGTCTCAGTTCCTGAAGTACATAGAGAAGGTGGCGAGCCGGGCGGTCTTCACCACGGGTCAGGGCGCATCTGCCGTGGGTCTGACCGCTTACGTGCAGCGTCATCCGGTGAGCAGAGAGTGGACGCTGGAGGCTGGAGCTCTGGTCCTGGCGGACAAAGGAGTGTGTCTCATCGATGAGTTTGATAAG ATGAATGACCAGGACAGGACTAGCATCCATGAGGCCATGGAGCAGCAGAGTATCTCTATTTCTAAAGCTGGGATAGTCACATCATTGCAGGCTCGCTGTACCATCATCGCCGCTGCCAATCCTATCG GTGGACGATACGACCCGTCCCTCACGTTCTCTGAAAACGTGGACCTGACCGAGCCCATCATTTCTCGATTTGATGTTTTGTGCGTCGTGAGAGACACTGTGGATCCTGTGCAG GATGAGATGCTGGCGCGCTTCGTGGTGGGCAGTCACATCAAACATCACCCGAGCAACAAAGAAGGGGGCATGGCCGGTCTGGAGGAAGTAGTGCTTCCCAACACGTCGGATGTCCCGCCCATTCCTCAAGAGCTGCTCAGGAAGTACATCATGTACTCCAAAGAACGCGTGCGGCCCAAACTCAATCAGATGGACCAGGACAAGGTGGCCCGAATTTACAGTGACCTTCGAAAAGAGTCCATG GCCACAGGCAGTATCCCAATTACCGTGCGTCACATAGAGTCCATGATCCGCATGGCGGAGGCACACGCTCGCATGCACCTGCGGGACTATGTGCAGGAGGATGACGTCAACATGGCCATCCGTGTGATGCTGGAGAGTTTCATCGACACGCAGAAGTTTAGTGTAATGAGGAGTATGAGAAAA acgtttgcacgGTATCTGGCGTTCAGGCGGGACAACAATGAGCTGCTGCTGTTCATCTTGAAGCAGCTGATTTCAGAGCAGGTCGCGTACCAGCGCAACCGTTACGGAGCGCAGCAGGACACCATTGAGATTGCTGAGAAGGACCTAGTGGACAAG GCCCGACAGATTAACATCCACAGCCTATCCACGTTTTACGACAGCGAGCTGTTCCGCTCCAACAAATTCTCCCATGACGCCAAGAAAAAGCTCATCGTTCAGCAGTTCTAG
- the ccdc51 gene encoding mitochondrial potassium channel, whose protein sequence is MTCGVRFRGNAVFPSSYGTCLYRHHMSRSVRWNLCRTYCTQQHSPKDEPSQMTAVKERTASVLTYAGELGRQWGRKTVKVVTVTVNNWWVKYEEFVGLNEVRDAQEQVTEGEKAFMVARGIVREAHGSLEALQVRLKEVRDRLDRVSREEAHYLELATMEHKLLQEERRLRTAYENAEEGEREKFALFSAAVRESHEKERTRAERTKNWSVIGSVLGAVIGVMGSTYVNRVRLQELKSLLLEAQKGPASLQEAMKVQDSMYKAQQDELANLINSLRSTVKGSVDDVKAVRPAIVPPRDFVAQTVTSSASDKAIKEILQHSQRAQGLMESIRPQLEHLEENVGKVETELRAVKTTLQTRPVQKPVIQTRDTQLLVCDTEVVIQGLGQAEKRLDAQISKTSLYSTVVTCAAFAVTVPVLYVILKGT, encoded by the exons ATGACGTGTGGAGTGAGGTTTCGAGGGAACGCTGTGTTTCCAAGCAGCTATGGCACATGTCTCTACAGACACCACATGTCCAGGTCGGTCCGGTGGAACCTGTGCAGAACGTACTGCACCCAGCAGCATAGCCCAAAAGATGAGCCCAGTCAAATGACAGCAGTGAAAGAACGCACAGCGTCTGTCTTGACGTACGCAGGAGAGTTAGGCCGCCAGTGGGGTCGGAAAACCGTTAAAGTCGTGACTGTGACTGTCAACAATTGGTGGGTGAAATACGAGGAGTTTGTCGGGCTTAATGAAGTCAGAGATGCTCAGGAACAAGTCACTGAG GGGGAGAAGGCCTTCATGGTCGCCAGAGGAATCGTGCGAGAGGCTCATGGTAGCCTGGAGGCCCTGCAGGTTCGGCTGAAGGAGGTGAGGGACCGACTGGACCGTGTGTCACGAGAAGAGGCACATTACCTGGAGTTAGCCACAATGGAGCACAAGTTACTACAG GAGGAGAGGCGTCTCAGAACAGCCTATGAGAATGCAGAGGAAGGCGAGCGAGAGAAGTTCGCCCTGTTCTCCGCTGCTGTGCGCGAAAGCCATGAGAAAGAGAGGACGAGGGCCGAACGCACCAAGAATTGGTCCGTCATCGGGTCCGTGCTGGGCGCCGTTATCGGGGTGATGGGGTCTACTTACGTGAACAGGGTACGTTTGCAGGAACTCAAGAGCTTGTTGTTGGAAGCCCAGAAAGGACCGGCAAGTCTTCAGGAAGCCATGAAGGTCCAAGACAGCATGTACAAAGCCCAGCAAGATGAACTCGCCAACCTCATCAACTCACTCAGGTCGACTGTTAAAGGCAGCGTAGATGATGTGAAAGCGGTCAGGCCGGCGATCGTCCCACCGAGAGACTTCGTAGCCCAAACTGTCACATCAAGTGCCTCGGATAAAGCGATCAAAGAGATTCTTCAGCATAGCCAAAGAGCCCAAGGGCTCATGGAGAGCATCAGACCTCAGCTGGAACATCTGGAGGAGAACGTCGGGAAGGTCGAGACTGAGTTACGGGCGGTGAAGACCACCTTACAGACTCGTCCTGTGCAGAAGCCGGTCATTCAGACGCGGGACACGCAACTGTTAGTGTGCGATACGGAGGTGGTCATCCAGGGCCTCGGTCAGGCTGAGAAAAGACTGGACGCTCAGATTAGCAAGACGAGTCTGTATAGCACAGTCGTAACGTGTGCGGCGTTCGCCGTGACCGTACCGGTTTTGTATGTGATTTTGAAAGGTACTTGA
- the tma7 gene encoding translation machinery-associated protein 7 yields the protein MSGREGGKKKPLKAPKKQAKEMDDDEMAYKQKQKDEQKALEQLKAKASGKGPLASGGIKKSGKK from the exons ATGTCTGGAAGAGAAG GAGGTAAAAAGAAACCGCTCAAGGCTCCCAAGAAGCAAGCTAAAGAAATGGACGAT GATGAAATGGCttacaaacagaaacagaagGATGAGCAGAAAGCTTTGGAACAGTTGAAAGCTAAAGCTTCTGGAAAAGGACCTTTAG cCTCGGGTGGAATCAAGAAGTCTGGGAAGAAATGA
- the LOC130548530 gene encoding deoxyribonuclease gamma-like, giving the protein MVKIPYSFLPAEDVHTFLRNWSLLFFHRYTKTHHYTLEISTRLGRGNYKEQFMFLYRDDLVDLIGSYQYKDNEPGDEDAFAREPYVLRFRCHKTVLKDLVLIPVHTKPEDSVKELDELYDVFQNVKKKWETDNIMILGDFNADGNYVSEKQMKKIRIRNDKKFHWLIADDVDTTASVNNDNTYDRIVVYGDDMLDAVVPGSAEPFNFQKAYKLKVENALKVSDHYPVEVELKRESPRPKRESPRPKRESQQPKRKRTCKKQVQVEITMK; this is encoded by the exons ATGGTCAAAATCCCTTATTCTTTCCTACCTGCTGAAGATGTCCACACCTTCCTGCGCAAT TGGTCATTACTCTTCTTTCACAGGTATACCAAGACGCATCACTACACCTTGGAGATCAGCACACGCCTGGGACGAGGAAATTACAAAGAACAGTTTATGTTCCTTTACAG GGACGACCTGGTGGATTTGATTGGTTCCTACCAATACAAAGACAATGAGCCTGGAGACGAGGATGCTTTTGCCAGAGAACCGTATGTTCTGCGATTCAGATGTCACAAAACAG TGTTGAAGGATTTGGTGCTCATTCCTGTTCACACAAAACCCGAGGATTCAGTGAAAGAACTGGATGAACTTTATGATGTGTTCCAAAATGTCAAGAAGAAATGGGAGACGGAT AACATCATGATACTGGGGGACTTCAATGCAGATGGAAATTACGtgtctgaaaaacaaatgaaaaaaatcagaaTCCGGAACGACAAGAAATTCCATTGGCTGATCGCGGACGACGTTGACACCACAGCCAGCGTTAATAATGACAACACTTATGACCG GATCGTGGTATATGGAGACGATATGTTGGATGCTGTTGTTCCAGGTTCTGCAGAACCATTTAACTTCCAGAAGGCCTACAAGCTAAAAGTCGagaat GCACTGAAAGTGAGTGATCACTACCCAGTAGAGGTGGAACTGAAGCGGGAAAGTCCGCGGCCAAAGCGGGAAAGTCCGCGGCCGAAGCGGGAAAGTCAGCAGCCAAAACGCAAACGTACATGTAAGAAACAAGTTCAGGTTGAAATAACAATGAAATGA